A portion of the Corynebacterium ammoniagenes DSM 20306 genome contains these proteins:
- a CDS encoding dipeptide ABC transporter ATP-binding protein codes for MTEHNAEQPLLEMKGVKIAFSSSTGIVEAVRGVDMTIYPGQSVAIVGESGSGKSTTAMSILGLLPGNGKVTEGQIIFEGEDLTGFSNKDYERIRGSHIGLVPQDPMSNLNPVWRIGTQVEESLKANHVVEGSQRKERVAQLLEEAGLPDAAARAKQYPHEFSGGMRQRALIGIGLAARPKLLIADEPTSALDVTVQKQILDHLETLTKDLGNAVLFITHDLGLAAERAEHLIVMHRGRIVESGPSRQILQNPQHAYTKRLVTAAPSLASSRIRAAREAGLETSELIAGASEERSEEAVISVRDLTKEFNVRDSRGKKQQFKAVDNVSFDLRRGSTLALVGESGSGKSTVANMVLNLLEPTSGTIAYEGQDTSTLNNKQLFELRRKMQVVFQNPYGSLDPLYSIFKCIEEPLRLHKVGDRKAREARVAELLDMVAMPRSAMRRYPDELSGGQRQRIAIARALALNPDVIVLDEAVSALDVLVQNQIIQLMADLQKDLNLSYLFITHDLAVVRQTADDVVVMQKGAVVEQGSTDDIFDNPSKDYTKNLITSVPGMHIEIGTGENLGLHES; via the coding sequence ATGACTGAACACAACGCTGAACAGCCATTGTTGGAGATGAAGGGCGTCAAGATCGCCTTTTCCTCCTCGACCGGCATCGTCGAAGCAGTCCGTGGCGTCGACATGACCATCTACCCCGGCCAGTCCGTGGCTATCGTGGGTGAATCCGGCTCCGGTAAATCCACCACCGCCATGTCGATTCTGGGTCTGCTTCCTGGCAACGGCAAAGTCACCGAAGGACAGATCATCTTCGAAGGTGAAGACCTCACTGGCTTTAGCAACAAAGACTATGAGCGCATTCGTGGCTCACATATTGGTCTCGTGCCGCAGGACCCGATGTCCAACCTCAACCCGGTGTGGCGCATTGGCACCCAGGTAGAAGAATCTCTCAAGGCTAATCACGTGGTCGAGGGTTCACAGCGCAAAGAGCGCGTGGCACAGCTCCTCGAAGAAGCAGGGCTTCCCGATGCCGCGGCACGCGCAAAACAATACCCGCATGAATTCTCCGGCGGTATGCGCCAGCGTGCACTCATCGGCATTGGTTTGGCTGCGCGCCCGAAATTGCTCATTGCCGATGAGCCGACCTCCGCGCTGGATGTCACCGTTCAGAAACAAATTCTGGACCACTTAGAAACCTTGACCAAAGACCTAGGCAACGCGGTGCTATTTATTACCCACGACTTGGGTCTAGCTGCTGAGCGTGCGGAGCACCTCATTGTGATGCACCGCGGCCGCATTGTGGAATCTGGCCCATCGCGCCAGATCCTGCAAAACCCGCAGCATGCCTACACCAAGCGCCTTGTGACCGCCGCTCCGTCGCTGGCATCATCGCGTATTCGAGCAGCGCGTGAGGCAGGGCTGGAGACCTCGGAACTCATTGCTGGCGCTTCCGAAGAACGCTCGGAAGAAGCCGTAATTTCGGTGCGGGATTTGACCAAGGAATTCAACGTCCGTGACTCCCGTGGAAAGAAGCAACAGTTCAAGGCCGTCGATAATGTCTCCTTCGACTTACGCCGCGGTTCAACCTTGGCGTTGGTGGGTGAATCCGGTTCGGGTAAATCCACCGTGGCGAATATGGTCTTAAACCTCCTGGAGCCCACCTCCGGCACCATTGCCTATGAGGGGCAAGATACCTCAACGCTCAACAACAAGCAGCTGTTTGAACTGCGCCGCAAAATGCAAGTGGTCTTCCAAAACCCGTATGGCTCGCTGGATCCGCTCTATTCCATCTTCAAGTGCATCGAAGAGCCCCTGCGCCTGCACAAAGTCGGTGACCGCAAGGCCCGGGAAGCCCGTGTCGCCGAGCTTTTGGACATGGTCGCGATGCCCCGTTCGGCCATGCGCCGCTACCCAGATGAACTATCCGGTGGTCAGCGCCAGCGCATTGCCATCGCCCGCGCGCTCGCCCTCAACCCTGATGTCATTGTCTTGGATGAGGCCGTGTCCGCATTGGACGTTCTCGTGCAAAACCAGATCATTCAGCTGATGGCGGATCTGCAAAAGGATCTGAACCTGTCCTATCTTTTCATCACCCACGACTTGGCTGTGGTTCGCCAAACCGCAGATGATGTCGTGGTCATGCAAAAGGGTGCTGTGGTTGAGCAAGGCAGCACCGATGACATCTTCGATAATCCTTCCAAGGACTACACGAAAAACCTCATCACCTCGGTTCCCGGCATGCACATCGAAATCGGTACCGGCGAAAACCTCGGCTTACACGAGTCCTAA
- a CDS encoding ABC transporter permease — MPNIDRNTDPQELGEEILVTHGRPGQGHFIAETDETGLGAVDAVKDESAPSSQWTEAWRYLRKRPLFWVASVMILIALLLAIFPSLFTSVDPRACDLGRSLNPSEAGHIFGFDRQGCDIYSRVIYGARASVLVGVLTTALVTVVGALIGSIAGFFGGWVDTILSRITDIFFAIPLVLAAIVVMQMFKEYRTIVTVVLVLGLFGWVSIARITRGAVMSIKNEEFVQAARSIGASRWRILFSHVLPNAAAPIISYATVALGTFIVAEATLSFLGIGLPPTIVSWGGDISQAQASLRQQPLVLFYPAGALALTVLSFIMMGDVVRDALDPKARKR; from the coding sequence ATGCCTAATATCGATCGCAATACAGACCCCCAAGAACTGGGCGAAGAAATCTTGGTAACCCATGGCCGCCCTGGCCAAGGTCACTTCATCGCGGAAACAGATGAAACCGGACTCGGCGCAGTAGATGCCGTCAAGGATGAATCCGCACCCTCCTCACAGTGGACAGAAGCATGGCGCTACCTGCGCAAGCGCCCACTGTTTTGGGTCGCATCCGTCATGATTTTGATTGCCCTCCTGCTGGCTATTTTCCCGTCGCTTTTTACCTCCGTTGACCCACGCGCATGTGATTTGGGTCGGTCTTTGAATCCTTCGGAAGCTGGGCATATCTTTGGCTTCGACCGCCAAGGCTGTGACATCTACTCCCGCGTTATCTACGGCGCCCGCGCCTCTGTTCTCGTGGGTGTTCTCACCACCGCTTTGGTCACCGTTGTCGGTGCTCTCATTGGTTCCATCGCTGGTTTCTTCGGCGGCTGGGTAGATACCATCTTGTCGCGTATTACTGACATCTTCTTTGCCATCCCACTGGTGCTTGCAGCAATTGTGGTGATGCAGATGTTCAAGGAATACCGCACGATTGTCACCGTGGTCTTAGTCCTGGGACTTTTCGGCTGGGTCAGCATTGCGCGTATTACCCGCGGTGCCGTGATGTCCATCAAGAACGAGGAATTCGTTCAGGCGGCACGCTCCATCGGTGCCTCGCGCTGGCGCATCCTCTTTAGCCACGTGCTGCCCAATGCGGCCGCACCGATTATCTCCTACGCCACCGTGGCACTGGGTACGTTCATCGTGGCTGAGGCAACGTTGTCCTTCCTGGGCATTGGTCTGCCACCAACCATCGTCTCCTGGGGTGGAGATATCTCCCAGGCTCAAGCATCACTGCGTCAACAGCCATTGGTCTTGTTCTACCCCGCTGGCGCTCTGGCTCTGACCGTATTGAGCTTTATCATGATGGGCGACGTTGTCCGCGACGCGCTCGATCCCAAGGCAAGGAAGCGATAA
- a CDS encoding ABC transporter permease: MLRYIGRRVLQMIPVFFGATLLIYALVFLMPGDPVEALGGDRGLTDAARARIEAEYNLDKPFIVQYLLYVKGILTLDFGTTFSGVPVTEVMRNVFPVTLKLAFMAIIFETIFGIAFGVFSGIRRGGFFDSTVLVVSLLVIAVPSFVTGFVFQYIVGIRWDLLPVTVGRDESFQSLLMPAIVLGALSCAYIIRLTRQSVSENMRADYVRTARAKGMSGGSVMTRHVLRNSLIPVATFIGADLGSLMTGAIVTEGIFGINGVGGTLYQAILRGEPTTIVSFTTVLVVIYIIANLLVDLLYAVLDPRIRYA; this comes from the coding sequence ATGTTGCGCTACATTGGGCGACGAGTGCTCCAGATGATTCCGGTGTTCTTCGGAGCAACCTTGCTCATCTACGCACTTGTCTTCCTCATGCCTGGTGATCCGGTAGAGGCACTAGGTGGTGACCGCGGCTTGACTGACGCCGCGCGGGCACGCATTGAGGCAGAATACAACCTGGACAAACCGTTTATCGTTCAGTACTTACTCTACGTCAAGGGAATTTTGACCCTCGACTTTGGCACGACCTTCTCCGGAGTGCCTGTTACTGAGGTCATGCGAAATGTCTTCCCAGTAACACTCAAACTGGCTTTCATGGCCATTATCTTTGAGACCATCTTTGGCATTGCCTTCGGTGTATTTTCTGGTATTCGCCGCGGCGGATTCTTCGACTCCACCGTATTGGTCGTCTCCCTGCTGGTTATTGCAGTTCCTTCCTTCGTTACCGGCTTTGTCTTCCAGTACATCGTCGGCATTCGCTGGGATTTACTACCGGTGACCGTCGGTAGAGATGAATCTTTCCAATCACTGCTCATGCCGGCCATTGTGCTGGGCGCACTCTCGTGTGCGTACATCATCCGACTGACGCGACAATCAGTCAGTGAAAATATGCGGGCCGACTACGTACGTACTGCCCGCGCCAAGGGCATGTCCGGTGGCAGCGTTATGACCCGCCACGTGCTGCGCAACTCGTTGATTCCCGTTGCCACCTTCATCGGCGCCGACCTCGGTTCTTTGATGACCGGTGCCATCGTGACAGAAGGCATCTTCGGCATCAACGGCGTCGGTGGCACGCTCTACCAAGCTATTTTGCGCGGTGAGCCCACCACCATCGTGTCCTTTACCACCGTCCTCGTAGTTATCTATATCATCGCCAACCTGCTGGTTGACCTTCTCTACGCGGTACTCGACCCAAGGATTCGCTATGCCTAA
- a CDS encoding peptide ABC transporter substrate-binding protein: MTIKKTIALLAAASTSLALVACSDSSSDDSASSDGGSSGGDNYILVNGTEPQNPLVPANTNEVGGGKIVDSLFSGLVGYDAEGETYNEVAESIEANDDNTEFTIKLKDWKFTDGSDVTANSFVDAWNYAVANAQLGAYFFEPVKGYAEEGVDELEGLEVIDDKTFKVTMNAPTADFPQRLGYSAFAPLPESAFDDMDAFGENPIGNGPYMLEEWNHNSNALLVPNPDYPGDNAAQNDGLDIVFYPSQDAAYADLLSGNLDVLDQIPDSAFSVYESDLGDRAVNQPSAVFQSFTIGENLEHFGGEEGVLRRQALSHAIDREEITETIFEGTRTPAHDFTSPVVAGYSEDVPGNEVLEYDPEKAKELWAQADEMNEWSSPEFAIAYNSDGGHQAWVDAAANSIKNTLEIEAVGDPYPDFKSLRDEVTNRTIDSAFRTGWQADYPGMGNFLAALYGTGAGSNDGDYSNEEFDAKIREADAAGSPEEAAEIFKEAQSILLEDLPAIPLWYANVTAGYSENVDNVVFGWDSVPMYTDITKN; the protein is encoded by the coding sequence ATGACGATCAAGAAGACGATCGCGCTGCTTGCTGCAGCCTCAACCTCGCTTGCCCTCGTGGCGTGCTCCGATTCATCATCCGACGACTCTGCGTCCTCCGACGGCGGGTCCTCCGGAGGTGACAACTACATCCTGGTCAACGGCACTGAGCCACAAAACCCACTCGTTCCTGCCAACACCAACGAAGTTGGTGGCGGCAAAATTGTTGACTCCCTCTTCTCCGGCCTCGTGGGATATGACGCCGAGGGCGAAACCTACAACGAAGTTGCGGAATCCATTGAGGCGAATGACGATAATACCGAGTTCACCATCAAGTTGAAGGACTGGAAGTTCACTGACGGCAGTGACGTCACCGCCAATTCCTTCGTTGATGCTTGGAACTACGCTGTAGCAAACGCACAGCTGGGCGCCTACTTCTTCGAACCAGTTAAGGGTTATGCAGAGGAAGGCGTTGACGAGCTCGAGGGCCTTGAGGTTATTGATGACAAGACTTTCAAGGTCACCATGAACGCCCCTACCGCGGACTTCCCACAGCGCCTTGGCTATTCTGCCTTCGCTCCACTTCCTGAATCTGCGTTCGACGACATGGACGCCTTCGGCGAAAATCCCATTGGCAACGGCCCGTACATGTTGGAAGAGTGGAACCACAACTCCAACGCATTGCTTGTCCCTAACCCTGACTACCCCGGCGATAATGCTGCACAAAATGACGGCCTCGATATCGTCTTCTACCCATCACAGGACGCAGCATATGCTGACCTGCTCTCAGGCAACCTCGATGTCCTGGACCAGATCCCTGACTCTGCATTCTCGGTCTACGAGTCTGACTTGGGCGATCGCGCGGTCAACCAGCCGTCTGCAGTCTTCCAGTCGTTTACCATCGGTGAAAACCTTGAACACTTCGGTGGAGAAGAAGGCGTACTGCGCCGTCAAGCTCTCTCACACGCCATCGACCGTGAAGAAATCACCGAGACCATCTTCGAAGGCACCCGCACCCCAGCCCATGACTTCACCTCTCCGGTTGTAGCTGGCTACTCCGAGGACGTTCCGGGCAATGAGGTTCTGGAATACGATCCGGAAAAGGCCAAGGAGCTTTGGGCACAGGCTGATGAAATGAATGAGTGGTCTTCCCCTGAGTTTGCCATTGCCTACAACTCTGACGGCGGTCACCAGGCCTGGGTTGATGCAGCAGCCAACTCCATCAAAAACACCTTGGAGATTGAAGCTGTCGGCGACCCATACCCAGACTTCAAGTCCCTGCGCGATGAAGTAACCAACCGCACCATTGACTCCGCATTCCGCACCGGCTGGCAGGCTGACTACCCAGGCATGGGCAACTTCCTCGCCGCCTTGTACGGCACCGGCGCTGGTTCCAATGATGGCGACTACTCCAACGAAGAATTCGATGCGAAGATCCGTGAGGCTGACGCGGCCGGCTCCCCTGAGGAAGCAGCAGAAATCTTCAAGGAAGCCCAGTCGATCTTGCTTGAAGACCTCCCAGCAATCCCACTGTGGTACGCAAACGTAACCGCTGGCTACTCCGAAAATGTCGACAACGTCGTCTTCGGCTGGGACTCTGTCCCTATGTACACCGACATCACCAAGAACTAA
- a CDS encoding alpha/beta fold hydrolase: MSSQPLSPSVVELKGDFEHEFVHTHGIRLHVVTAGEKGNPLIVLIHGSFGGWFEFRDVIAPLANKGFRVAAVDLRGFGMSDKPPAGGGQDIRTLTGDISGVIQGLGYDTAIVAGNDTGASLAWSVAIDKPERVSGVVSISGAFPVDFRRSIAARPWDFMYLLVSSIWCRLPVRTVPQKFYKAELDNNTSSKFRKNNALIYEEFLRLRHAASQIGNVQRGTVYNHRLLTSGVPLRWLERRVESPVLFLHSGQRLWLPVIRRARARTASGFEETMIRKAKNMPHMENPTGFVDAIFSWLRLTP; the protein is encoded by the coding sequence TTGTCTTCCCAGCCTCTGTCTCCTTCCGTGGTTGAACTCAAAGGCGACTTTGAGCATGAATTCGTCCACACCCACGGCATCCGACTGCACGTGGTGACCGCAGGCGAAAAAGGCAACCCATTAATCGTTTTAATCCACGGTTCTTTTGGTGGCTGGTTTGAATTCCGAGATGTCATCGCACCACTAGCCAACAAAGGTTTCCGCGTCGCAGCAGTAGATCTACGCGGCTTTGGTATGTCGGATAAGCCACCGGCAGGCGGCGGCCAAGACATCCGCACACTCACCGGTGATATCTCCGGTGTTATCCAAGGGCTGGGCTACGACACAGCCATCGTGGCCGGCAATGACACAGGGGCCTCCTTGGCGTGGTCTGTGGCCATCGATAAGCCAGAGCGCGTGAGCGGTGTCGTGAGCATTTCTGGTGCATTCCCCGTCGACTTTCGGCGCAGCATTGCCGCACGGCCGTGGGATTTTATGTACCTTCTGGTCAGCTCCATCTGGTGTCGCTTACCCGTGCGCACCGTCCCGCAGAAATTTTACAAGGCAGAGCTGGACAACAATACCTCCTCAAAGTTCCGCAAAAACAATGCCTTAATTTATGAAGAATTTCTACGTCTTCGGCATGCCGCCTCGCAAATTGGCAACGTGCAGCGCGGCACCGTATACAACCACAGACTGCTGACCTCTGGCGTGCCGCTGCGCTGGCTAGAACGCCGCGTTGAATCTCCCGTGCTGTTTCTGCATTCAGGCCAACGGCTCTGGCTTCCTGTAATCCGTCGCGCCCGAGCACGTACTGCATCCGGCTTTGAGGAAACAATGATCCGGAAAGCGAAGAATATGCCGCACATGGAAAATCCCACAGGATTTGTGGACGCGATTTTTAGTTGGCTACGTCTCACCCCTTAA
- a CDS encoding phage holin family protein, which yields MSKDGLYTDGTESFGPKVNSIPLSDVDTSKPGETSIGTLVSNATEQISTLVRSEIELAKTELAASAKKGGIGAGLFGAAGTIALYSSFFFFFFLAELLTHLWFDRWAAYLIVFLIMLVIAGLLAAVGFSQIKKVKKPEKTIQSVGELKHLKPGKAKDAVEKRNKGLYT from the coding sequence GTGAGCAAAGACGGACTCTACACCGATGGCACCGAGAGCTTCGGCCCAAAGGTCAACTCCATTCCGCTATCGGATGTTGACACCAGCAAGCCGGGTGAGACTTCTATCGGAACGCTAGTTTCGAACGCGACTGAGCAGATTTCCACGCTGGTTCGCTCGGAAATTGAGCTGGCTAAGACTGAGCTGGCTGCGTCCGCAAAGAAGGGCGGCATCGGTGCTGGCCTTTTCGGCGCCGCAGGCACCATCGCTTTATACAGCTCTTTCTTCTTTTTCTTCTTCCTCGCGGAACTGCTCACCCACTTGTGGTTCGACCGCTGGGCCGCGTACCTGATCGTCTTTTTGATCATGCTGGTGATCGCAGGTCTACTGGCGGCAGTTGGCTTTAGCCAGATTAAGAAGGTCAAGAAACCTGAAAAGACTATTCAGTCTGTCGGGGAACTCAAGCACCTTAAACCAGGCAAGGCCAAAGACGCTGTAGAAAAGCGCAATAAGGGTCTGTACACCTAA
- a CDS encoding MFS transporter: MAETRVNFSLWISGFGLGLIGDHIFYFVLAWSAAQIANSPLQASLVVTVGALLRATFILFGGAVTDRIGARRAALYSDFFRFIIAGTFALFIALFGINIWVLYALSLTFGFIDAFFLPAVGAMPPRIVSAKALPRAQSARSVVQRIAAAIGPPLGGLILGTQGLSQPLLICAFLFLSSFLLLQFVKELSGQGCSEGEPSDNGGIRDGIRYAISDSVLCPALILITVGELIVSGLTISGLAIFGTDQNWSSAQTSFALSAFGIGAIFTALLMLIKQPKGRIGTLVTSSIVIMGFGFASVGIFSQIVLIYAGLAIAGASSGVCATLLITLFLVAADKAYTGRVMSLLTLASFGVAPIANFLFGAVADWIGPAHAFIIFGAVLSIVGVGTWSTPRIRAFEILSI, translated from the coding sequence ATGGCAGAGACTAGAGTCAATTTCTCGTTATGGATCTCAGGCTTTGGTCTGGGACTCATTGGCGACCATATCTTCTACTTTGTATTGGCATGGTCCGCCGCGCAGATCGCAAACTCTCCTTTGCAAGCAAGTTTGGTCGTAACAGTTGGTGCGCTTCTTCGTGCCACATTCATTCTCTTCGGAGGTGCAGTTACTGACCGAATTGGCGCCCGCCGAGCTGCACTCTATTCGGATTTTTTCAGATTCATCATAGCCGGCACATTCGCACTGTTCATCGCGCTATTTGGAATCAATATTTGGGTACTTTATGCCCTATCCTTGACATTTGGTTTTATCGACGCATTCTTCCTCCCGGCCGTTGGTGCAATGCCGCCCCGCATCGTTTCCGCCAAGGCGCTGCCTCGTGCACAAAGTGCACGTTCTGTAGTACAGAGGATTGCAGCTGCGATCGGACCTCCACTTGGTGGACTCATTCTTGGAACGCAGGGGCTATCCCAGCCTCTGCTCATATGCGCATTCCTGTTTTTGAGCTCCTTCCTCTTGCTCCAATTTGTTAAAGAACTGAGCGGCCAAGGATGCAGTGAAGGAGAACCATCCGACAATGGCGGAATCCGAGACGGAATCAGGTATGCGATAAGCGATTCAGTTCTGTGCCCTGCGCTTATCCTCATTACCGTAGGCGAATTAATCGTGTCTGGGCTCACAATTTCAGGTTTAGCAATTTTCGGAACGGATCAAAATTGGAGCAGCGCTCAAACTAGTTTTGCACTTTCCGCCTTCGGTATAGGCGCGATTTTTACAGCACTGCTTATGCTCATCAAACAGCCTAAGGGAAGAATTGGAACCTTGGTCACCAGCAGTATCGTGATAATGGGGTTCGGCTTCGCCAGCGTCGGCATCTTTTCGCAGATTGTACTAATTTACGCGGGCTTAGCCATTGCGGGCGCCTCTAGCGGAGTATGTGCCACCCTATTGATCACCTTGTTTCTCGTCGCTGCCGATAAGGCTTATACCGGTAGGGTAATGTCCCTTTTAACGCTCGCCTCATTCGGCGTAGCTCCAATTGCCAATTTCCTTTTTGGAGCAGTCGCGGATTGGATCGGCCCTGCACATGCATTCATAATTTTTGGCGCCGTGCTTTCAATCGTCGGTGTGGGAACATGGTCAACACCACGAATCAGAGCATTCGAGATCCTCTCTATCTAA